In Primulina huaijiensis isolate GDHJ02 chromosome 16, ASM1229523v2, whole genome shotgun sequence, a single genomic region encodes these proteins:
- the LOC140961632 gene encoding chaperone protein dnaJ 49-like, whose product MDSNKDEALKCFNIAREAIAAGNKQRALKFIGIARRLNENLPLDDLLAACENLDASSVNASNDVETIKRRRNNLGSVDGDGVSNEERNYTEEHVQLVRQIKSKKDYYSILGVEKSCSVEEIRKAYRKLSLKVHPDKNKAPGAEEAFKKVGKAFKCLSDDDSRRQYDHTGLVDEFEYNQQNNVRQRRRRTGNDFFDDDCDPDEIFRAFFGQRDAFRNARVYRTRTTDAGAHHREDLGGNGPNLMLLLQLLPFFIIVLLAYLPFSEPEYSLQKNYSYQFMKTTEKHGVEFFVKSPEFDQNYPIGSSNRQDIENNVIKDYKHMLGRYCHMEMQRRHWNRHFPTPHCDRLESFTS is encoded by the coding sequence ATGGATAGTAACAAGGATGAGGCTTTGAAGTGCTTTAATATTGCTCGAGAGGCCATTGCTGCTGGCAATAAACAAAGAGCACTTAAATTTATTGGGATCGCTCGCCGCCTGAATGAGAATTTACCCCTGGATGATCTTTTGGCTGCGTGTGAAAATCTTGACGCTTCTTCTGTCAATGCCTCTAACGATGTGGAGACTATCAAGAGACGGAGAAACAATCTGGGTTCAGTTGATGGTGATGGGGTCTCAAATGAGGAGAGGAATTACACAGAGGAGCATGTGCAGTTGGTTAGGCAAATTAAGAGTAAGAAAGATTATTATTCCATTCTTGGCGTGGAAAAGAGCTGTTCTGTGGAGGAGATCAGGAAGGCTTATAGGAAATTGTCTCTGAAAGTTCATCCTGATAAGAATAAAGCTCCGGGAGCTGAGGAGGCATTCAAGAAAGTTGGCAAGGCATTCAAGTGTTTGAGTGATGATGACTCGAGGAGGCAGTATGATCACACTGGTCTTGTCGACGAATTTGAGTATAATCAACAGAACAATGTCAGGCAAAGAAGAAGGAGAACAGGGAATGACTTTTTTGATGATGACTGTGACCCAGATGAGATATTTAGGGCTTTCTTTGGTCAGCGTGATGCATTCAGAAATGCTCGAGTTTACAGGACTAGAACAACTGATGCTGGTGCTCATCACAGGGAAGATTTGGGTGGTAATGGACCGAATCTTATGCTTCTTCTTCAGTTGCTACCATTTTTTATAATCGTCCTGCTTGCCTATCTTCCTTTCTCTGAGCCGGAGTATTCATTGCAAAAGAACTATTCATATCAATTCATGAAAACAACGGAGAAACATGGAGTTGAGTTTTTTGTCAAATCACCTGAATTTGACCAGAATTATCCTATAGGCAGCTCTAATCGACAAGACATCGAAAATAATGTGATCAAGGACTACAAACACATGCTTGGACGGTATTGTCACATGGAAATGCAGAGGCGTCATTGGAACAGACACTTTCCAACTCCTCACTGTGATAGGCTTGAAAGTTTCACATCATGA